One segment of Nomia melanderi isolate GNS246 chromosome 10, iyNomMela1, whole genome shotgun sequence DNA contains the following:
- the syd gene encoding JNK-interacting protein syd isoform X7, with protein MSQIEMDQETVYGTHEDSHVVMSEKVQALAGSIYQEFEKMIARYDEDVVKDLMPLLVNVLECLDISYTENQEREVELELLREDNEQLVTQYEREKQLRKTSDQKLLELEDSAEDERKELLLKIDSLESIVRMLELKTKNSHDHVVRLEEKEAELKRDYTRLHERYTELFKTHVDYMERTKMLVGSTERLENATSSRGPSRLPPLGMAHMSRSSGPLSYGFQSLETSMNEYEVPEESPPNAANLRTEMLDSSSEAAIETSDKSQLTDKPAQENKTTAISRHESPETEAPPVLVTPTSPSRVDKLATMTSGRSRTEREQRSGNTLYQELSFQDADALGEMDEGADITGSWVHPGEYASSGMGKEVENLIMENNELLATKNALNIVKDDLIIKVDELTSEQEILREEVRGLQQARDRLRQKVATLEEELKKVKEEAEAAAKAAKSDDEEDVPLSQRKRFTRVEMARVLMERNEYKERLMELQEAVRWTEMIRANKTDPSNISGGKGSVWKFFSSLFTGTADRGPLVRGPHTLSQMRYSAPTNQVVPVPPLDTMRRRTLKGRHEIFDQGDTISSEKLVARRANERREQYRQVRAHVRKEDGRLQAYGWSLPGKPSAPVRQPVPVPVYCRPLQESEPGMKIWCGAGVNLSGGKTRDGGCMIGGSVFYAAEAQEVSTNSKTEAEDAIEHLDKELQENENQRIEAERLEQQLSSLVWICTSTQNIRMMAKVTVIDANNPADILEVFNVCQGHLLCIASVPGAKESDYAQPVNEDPVRTANGITDNDDHEINVSANNEQNNQKNKQEIQVCSEKKDSNSASEEPNNENLEKSDDSNQNNTTEPQSLESVDSETINLGKVHFVKVNVETASIQTIDQETINEEKETNEPEEGTPIEKMSSIQPTMWLGAQNGAVFVHSAVAKWSVCLHSVKLKDAALAIVHVQGRVLVALADGSVALFRRGVDGQWDLSQYHVITLGSPQHSIRCMTAVSGKTVWCGYRNKIHVIDPVSMTVECTVDAHPRRESQVRQLAWLGEGVWVSIRLDSTLRLYHAHTYQHLQDVDIEPYVSKMLGTGKLGFSFVRITALLISSNRLWIGTGNGVIISVPLSESAGGSMAVSRIQAVGSKGDAPGVGVRVFASDRGVTPGSFIPYCSMAHAQLSFHGHRDSVKMFVAVPGHGGQSALSDGSQPAMLVLSGGEGYIDFRVGDGDDTEESIERSNNAVTANAEEYGEQSHLIVWQVQCPVPVPMNG; from the exons ATGAGTCAAATAGAAATGGATCAGGAAACAGTATATGGAACACATGAAGACAGTCATGTGGTCATGTCGGAAAAAGTCCAGGCTCTGGCTGGCAGTATTTATCAAGAGTTTGAGAAAATGATAGCCCGTTATGACGAAGATGTGGTAAAAGACTTAATGCCGCTCCTAGTCAATGTTCTAGAATGTCTAGACATATCTTATACCGAAAATCAAGAGCGCGAAGTCGAATTAGAATTATTAAGGGAAGATAACGAACAATTAGTTACACAATATGAAAGGGAAAAACAATTACGAAAAACATCTGATCAG AAACTGCTTGAACTTGAAGATTCTGCAGAAGACGAAAGGAAagaacttttattaaaaattgatagcTTGGAATCAATAGTAAGGATGTTGGAATTGAAGACAAAGAATTCACATGATCACG TTGTTCGTCTTGAAGAGAAAGAGGCAGAATTAAAACGAGATTATACACGGCTGCATGAAAGATacacagaattatttaaaacgcaTGTAGATTATATGGAAAGAACAAAAATGTTAGTTGGAAGCACTGAGAGATTAGAAAATGCTACTAGCAGTCGTGGTCCATCCCGTTTACCACCTCTTGGAATGGCTCATATGTCTCGAAGTTCTGGACCATTGAGTTATGGTTTTCAGAGTTTAGAAACTAGTATGAATGAGTACGAAGTTCCAGAGGAAAGTCCACCAAATGCTGCTAATTTAAGAACTGAAATGTTAGATAGCAGTAGTGAAGCTGCTATAGAAACATCTGATAAAAGTCAATTAACAGATAAACCAgcacaagaaaataaaacaacagcAATTTCTAGAC ATGAAAGTCCAGAAACAGAAGCACCACCTGTGTTAGTTACACCAACATCACCATCAAGAGTAGACAAATTGGCTACTATGACAAGTGGAAGGAGTAGGACAGAAAGAGAACAACGAAGTGGTAATACTTTATATCAGGAACTCAGTTTTCAGGATGCTGATGCACTGGGTGAAATGGATGAAGGGGCAGATATCAcag GTAGTTGGGTTCATCCTGGAGAATATGCATCGTCGG gaaTGGGCAAAGAAGTGGAGAATCTTATTATGGAAAATAATGAACTTTTAGCCACAAA GAATGCACTAAACATTGTTAAAgacgatttaattattaaagtggATGAACTTACAAG TGAGCAAGAAATATTACGCGAGGAAGTTCGAGGTTTGCAACAAGCAAGAGATCGTTTACGACAAAAAGTTGCTACTCTTGAAGAAGAATTAAAGAAGGTTAAAGAAGAAGCCGAAGCAGCAGCAAAAGCAGCCAAGAGTGACGATGAAGAAGATGTACCTTTGTCACAAAGAAAAAGGTTTACTAGAGTGGAGATGGCTAGGGTACTTATGGAGAGAAACGAATACAAAGAACGTTTAATGGAGCTTCAAGAAGCAGTTAGATGGACAGAGATGATAAGAGCTAACAAGACTGATCCTTCTAATATATCGGGAGGAAAAGGTTCAGTGTGGAAGTT TTTTAGTAGTCTCTTCACGGGAACTGCGGACCGGGGACCCCTGGTTCGAGGACCACATACGTTATCTCAAATGAGGTACAGCGCACCAACAAATCAAGTTGTTCCAGTACCACCTTTGGACACTATGCGTAGACGTACGTTGAAAGGTCGCCATGAGATTTTCGACCAGGGAGACACCAT ATCTTCTGAAAAACTCGTAGCCAGACGTGCAAATGAACGAAGAGAGCAATATCGTCAAGTCCGCGCACACGTTAGAAAGGAAGATGGTCGATTACAAGCTTATGGTTGGAGTTTACCAGGAAAACCGAGCGCACCCGTGAGACAGCCCGTTCCAGTGCCAGTCTACTGTAGACCCTTACAAGAGTCAGAACCTGGCATGAAG ATATGGTGTGGCGCTGGTGTAAATTTAAGTGGAGGTAAAACACGCGATGGTGGTTGCATGATCGGAGGTAGTGTGTTCTATGCAGCTGAGGCTCAAGAAGTAAGTACTAATTCAAAGACCGAAGCTGAGGATGCTATTGAACATTTGGATAAGGAACTGCAGGAAAATGAAAACCAGAGGATAGAGGCAGAACGTTTGGAACAACAGCTCAGTTCTTTGGTTTGGATTTGTACATCAACTCAGAATATTAGAATGATGGCAAAAGTGACTGTGATAGACGCTAACAATCCAGCCGATATTTTGGAAGTATTTAATGTTTGCCAAGGACATTTACTTTGTATTGCAAGTGTACCTGGAGCCAAAGAGAGTGATTATGCTCAACCTGTTAATGAAGACCCAGTTCGAACTGCCAATGGAATAACAGATAATGACGATCATGAAATAAATGTTAGCGCAAACAATGAACAgaataatcagaaaaataagCAAGAAATTCAAGTATGTTCTGAGAAAAAAGATTCAAATAGTGCTTCTGAAGAACCAAATAATGAAAACCTTGAAAAATCTGATGATAGTAATCAGAATAATACAACCGAGCCGCAAAGTTTGGAAAGTGTAGATAGTGAAACAATAAATCTTGGAAAAGTACACTTTGTGAAAGTTAACGTAGAGACAGCATCTATACAAACAATTGATCAGGAAACTATAAATGAAgagaaagaaacaaatgaaCCTGAAGAAGGTACTCCGATAGAAAAAATGTCTTCGATACAACCAACTATGTGGCTTGGGGCTCAAAACGGTGCAGTGTTTGTTCATTCGGCTGTGGCTAAGTGGTCAGTCTGTTTGCATTCTGTAAAATTAAAGGATGCCGCGCTCGCTATTGT acaTGTTCAAGGCCGAGTTCTTGTCGCCCTTGCTGATGGAAGTGTAGCGTTGTTTAGAAGGGGTGTAGATGGTCAATGGGATCTGTCACAGTACCATGTAATCACTTTGGGTAGTCCACAACATTCAATCAGGTGCATGACCGCTGTTAGTGGTAAAACTGTATGGTGCGGATATAGAAATAAGATTCATGTAATAGATCCAGTTTCAATGACTGTTGAG TGTACCGTAGATGCTCATCCACGTCGAGAATCACAAGTAAGACAATTAGCTTGGTTGGGTGAAGGTGTATGGGTCAGCATTAGACTAGACTCTACATTAAGACTTTATCATGCTCATACTTACCAACATCTTCAAGACGTCGATATAGAGCCTTATGTTAGCAAAATGCTCGGGACAGGGAAACTTGGCTTTTCTTTTGTTAGAATTACCGCGTTACTCATTTCCTCGAATAGGTTGTGGATTGGTACAGGAAATGGAGTGATAATTTCAGTTCCTTTGTCTGAAA GTGCTGGAGGTTCAATGGCAGTATCTAGAATTCAAGCCGTAGGTAGCAAAGGCGATGCACCTGGAGTTGGCGTTAGGGTCTTTGCGTCCGACCGTGGCGTTACACCTGGAAGTTTTATACCGTATTGTAGTATGGCTCATGCACAACTTAGCTTTCATGGACATAGAGATTCCGTGAAAATGTTCGTTGCAGTACCCG GTCATGGtggtcagagtgcattgtcagatGGTTCTCAACCAGCCATGCTGGTCCTTTCAGGAGGCGAAGGTTACATAGATTTTAGAGTTG gtGATGGAGATGACACAGAGGAGAGCATTGAACGGTCAAACAATGCTGTTACTGCGAATGCTGAAGAATACGGAGAACAAAGCCATCTGATCGTGTGGCAAGTGCAATGTCCTGTACCAGTGCCAATGAATGGCTAA